ttgGCTTAATAGATTCTTGAGGAGCAGGTATCCATACGCACAAAAGATTGTCAGTAGGTGAGATAGAAGTAGAACCAGTTAAGAGCAGTACCTGAGAgccccaccagacttctgagtctaataaaatctggtaatctactgtatcaaaggcagcGCTTAGTGTTACAGCCCCAGGCTTTGCACCTTGTGGTCGTTGTATGTAAAGAGGACTGTGCCAGCGCTTTGCAGTGGTTGGCTGCGGATCTTCTTCTTGGAGTTCCCTTCCTCCACCCAGATTGGACAATGGCTCTCCAGGTTCCGGATGGGCTGCCCAATCATGACACAGGACTGTCAACAAATACGGAGGAATGCTGTCATTTGAGGCAGCTGTGTACAGGTGGTGCACAGTTCGCCAGCTTTAGGAGAGACTCTTTGTTTGTAATTGCCTTTGTGGGATTTGATCCTTTAACggacaccttttgtttttctcagtaAATTTTTTATCTGAGTTTTAGAAccaaaaacaatcacatttcaGTCATACAATTACACAGTCATTATGCTTCCTTACCCCCACCCCCGAACTCCCACCACcactctgcagctgcagcacactgtttccattttaataaaagttctGTTTGGTCAGATATTAGATTGTTCCACATTGTAATAATGTCTGTTTGGGTACAGTTGATTCTATATGTTGATAGTTCCAGGTATGCAATATGCAGAAAGCTTTGAAGCCAATGGCTTTCTGAGATGTCATGAGGAGGTTTCTtacacaaaaaattatttttttttattttatttttttgctgccGTCAGCCCTGCCATCCAGATTTTACGGGTTTAACGGACAACTTTAGCTAatccttttgtgttttttgttgaagataatattttgtgtttacgTGAGCTTCAAGTTGTCGGAGTTGTATCAAGACCCATATAATTTTCGAAATTCATATGTAAGTCATTCAACATGACTTACAACCTTACCATCCTACATTTCTTGTTGCATGAACAAGAAAATCTGTTGAAGAATTAAAAGAATCAATGAGAcaatttttataaatttttgtaatttattctcttctcttttctgcttgACGTCGTCTTTGTAACTTTTCCAGTTCATCCTTTAGccttcttttctcaggagtgcagacaaacacagataGACATGACATAGGCTGGGGACAACGGTGCTAACGTAAAGTGTCGGGTCCCAGGGAGCAATAACTTTAAACCCCTgctgtttgctgcattttagtaaTATATTGCCTTCATTTTTCATAAATGTGTTCAGAATTAGAGCAGCCCACCATAAGTAGACTTGGAAAGCGtctgaaaaaacattttctataaaCTTATCACCGACAAAGTGCTGCTACATAGCTGAGCGTTCtctgacagtttccagttatCTGGTTTGACTggttgatggcagcaacacatttatcCATCGTTCAGGGTCAGCAGGCGgtctggaaaataaaatccCTTTTTTCCCGGATGTGAACTggaacatggaaacatggaaaaagatGTCTGCCAACCTTGATTgacaatatttttataaatgtcatGGAGAATAATGTTAAAAGTGGGCTAGTAATAAATGATATAAGTGATCTTTTACCCATTTTTGTAACTTGTGATTGACAATTAATGAAAAGGAAAGAggaacaaatatataaatatagaagAGTAAGAACTGATGAGGCAATTACTAAATTTAGGGAAGATCTTCTTAAAGAGAAGTGGAATGGGGTTTATGTAGGAGATGTAAATGAAGCATACGACACatttataaagatttatttatcacTTTATGATAAGCATTGTCCaaaaatagaatatatatatataaaagtaatGATAATACAAAGCCGTGGATAACAAAGGGTTTGAGgaatgcatgtaaaaaaaaaaataaacttaaggATTAAAAAGGATCTCATATCATTTAGAACAAAGAATGCTTAAATCAATATAagctttataaaaataaattgacaAGTATATTGAGACAAGCTAAAAGGGATTATTATAACACAaagataaaggaaaataaaagtaatatcaAAGATACctggaaaatttaaaataaggtAAGTAAGAGCTCTGCATCCATGGGTTGGCCTGCCTATTTCATTAATGACAATGGTAAGGTTATAAAAGACATGAATGAAGCCACAAATGAATTCaattcagtttcagtttaaaactatgtataaaaacagaatgtttaGTTTGTATGAACTCGAATGACGGAAATTGTGTGGATTGTAATGTGTATGTTAAGGATTTTCAGTATTGATTTGTTTGTCATGTAATTAGCCGACAGAACATTTATATGTGAGTTTTTGTTTAAGAAAGGGGTGGGTATTATAAGTTTAacttcttcctgctccttttctaTCATGGTGGTGCAACAAGAAGtgttttgatgttgttgttctgttataatttgttgttgtgcatagccatgtatgaaataaataaataaaataaaataaaaataaataaaaacatccaaagGAACAACATGGATGTagcattatttctttttatgcaAAAAGCTAGCTGTAAATCTGAGCTGGTAGCAGTATGcctgctttgtttatctttttgccaCCAATGAAAGTTGCTGAGAGCGGTCCTCTCACCTCATATATCTTAAGATTTATTATCAATGACTCATGTCCTACTGTatcaaaaacctttttaaatcccaaaaatcctagaggtgaggacccaaatatAGGAACAAATGATTTAATCCAAAAATCCATAATGACAGAAATCACATGACAGGGAAAaaaccacaaggatctgacaatggaaactgaaaaccaaggtgtataaatacactgagggactaataagaaacaggtgaagtgaatcagCTAAATCAAAccagacatgaaaaaaaacttctgaaCCAAAAAACCAAGATCATGACAATGATTGAGTCATGAGTGATTAATGAAACACGACAGAACATGATcccaaataaagaaaagattatTAGAGATTAGACATTACCTAATAAACCCCACCCTTGCATATCATGTAAAACATCTCTTCTAAACAAGTTTGAAACAACTAGTTTAAAACCAGCTGATTTAGGTTGACAGACATCGTCAATTTAACACAACAGGAAATCTCAGCAGAGCAAAAACCTCTGAAGATCGAGAAGCaacagctttaaaagaaaacagccatGAAATCAATTAAAAGGCATCCGAATTCATGTGAGATGGAAGTAAAACTCCCAGCAACTGAAAGCAGCTTCATTTATTCTctagttctttttttgttggttgGACTGGAAGGTGGGATCACTTCTTTGAGTTCCTTATACTCCGGAGTATTTTCTGAGTACAATTGTCCTTTTTCTAGCCACTTAGAAAGCTGATTTCTCTGATTGTTGTCTAAGACTCCTAATGCTGAGTATCTTTCCACTAAAAGATTATCTCCTAAGTTGTGGTACAGTTTTGTCTGGTCTTGGGGCATATTATCCGCATCCTTGTATTGTCGGAGGATTCCTAGAAAATTGGATATTTACAAAAcagatcatttaattttattatgatttaggtagaaataaacatgtaaaagtcacatgactcagacatgtgagattactacaaaACAGCCAGAATCCAGATATGtattactgtgtcagagtaaattcacgtgaaacagaaaaaaatgttccacCCTAAAAGAACACCACATTAACTTCAGttaaaaccagaggatagcagcccatTTCATCTAGGCATGTGTCAAgcaatcctagaaatgagtaaaatagtcctaggaatgagtaaagtagtcctaggaaagagtaaaatagtcctaggaaagagtaaagtagtcccaggaatgagtaaagaagtcctaggaatgagtaaagtagtcccaggaatgagtaaagaagtcctaggactgagtaaagtagtcccaggaaagagtaaagtagtcccaggaatgagtaaagaagtcctaggaatgagtaaagtagtcccaggaaagagtaaagtagtcccaggaatgagtaaagaagtcctaggaatgagtaaagtagtcccaggaaagagtaaagtagtcccaggaatgagtaaagaagtcctaggaatgagtaaagtagtcccaggaatgagtaaagaagtcctaggactgagtaaagtagtcccaggaaagagtaaagtagtcccaggaatgagtaaagaagtcctaggaatgagtaaagtagtcccaggaaagagtaaagtagtcccaggaatgagtaaagaagtcctaggaatgagtaaagtagtcccaggaatgagtaaagtagtcccaggaatgagtaaagaagtcctaggaatgagcaaagtaatcctaggaacaagtaaagtaatcctatgaatgggtaaagtaatcctaggaataagtaaagtagacCGAATGTGCCAAGTGAAATTAATCTTTAACGTACCTTTTTGTCTTCTCAGAGACTCTGACATCACTGGATTGGCCACAATCATTGACATTTTCATCAGTTTAACTGCATCTCCACTAAGCATAACCTCAGTGAGTTTTTCCCTACGAacaagaagagaagaaagtGAGTGATCCACAGAGAAGATGCTTCAATTCAGCTCATACATGAAGGTAAAAACTCACCTGATCCTGCAAGACTCTGAGCTTTTACCGTAGGTCAGGGTACGTTTGTGATGCTCTTCAAGAACTTCCCTGCACAGCCCACGGTTACCAGTTTCATCAATCAGTAAATAAAGCCCTGGATGCTGTTGTTTAAAGTTGGCTAAATTTCCTGTTCTAGCTAACTCCTGATGAGCCTTCTTAAAGGAGTCTATGGGTGGGATGTGGTCTGCATTCACAGGTTTGgtgtttgctgctgttttttcctttcgGAGATCTTTAACACTTgaagagaaagaaattaaaggatGACATTATAGTCAAAGCTATGTTAATTAATGTATTGGTACGATTCAATGAAGCAGACGAATGATTCTCAGTAAACAGAACTTACTCATTATATGCTCCAACCCATCCAAGATTGTTCTGTGTGATGTCCGTGTGAAGGATCTTGCGAGTATCTTGATTCCTAATCTTGTTCAACATCTGCTGATATTGTTCTTTGATCacatctctttccttttttgctCCTCCAGTGATGGAGTATTTACTGGCAGATTTGGATGTTGCTTCATATCCTCTCTGCAGCTTCAGAGCTGCTGCGTATCTCTGTGGGTTTTGTTGGATCTGAGTGGTGATGAGAGAAAAACCAGTTGGTGTTTGTATGAGAAACAGAGCCTGATCTCCAATCATCTGTCTGCAGCCTGTGAGGGCATAATCTTGtgtatttaactgtttttctttcagacatCTTCCTGCCTGATGAAACATGGATATCTTATAACTTTTAACTAAAAACTctagaataaaacataaatgcagAATTATTTGTATCTATAAACAGAACTTACTGAATTGTTGACTTGATTTCGAAGGCTTGCGGCGTGCTCTTTCAGATCAGCTGTATTTCTGCTGGTTGCCTGGACAACAGCATGATACAGGCAGTTTTGACCCTCTGAATACACTGGGACCACAGACCCATCTGGACTCAAAAGTTCAAAATGTCCTGTGTAGGGCTTCTGTTCACCGCGGATCCGTTTGTCGGCCTTTGAGAGAAATCCCTCCTTCCTATACAAGAGGAACATTTCagataaaaaggagaaaatcatGTAAATTAATGGAGTGATTGAAAAGAAGAACATTTACCGTATCCCAGACGTACTGTATACTGAGCAGATGATGGATGGTGTTTGCTAATGAAGATAAATCTGTAATAACTCATCTTTCCTAACTAAATCTCTGCTTTCCACCTGGACTACCTGAACCAGCATCTCAGTCTAACTCACCAGTAGAAGTCAACATTCTTCATCAATGTGCTTAGAAAGACAACTGAACTTCATTTTGGGTTACTGTGACTGGCTGACAGCAGCTCACATCTCGCTGTTGGGTCACTCTGCAGCTTGGTACtgtttaaaacactaaaaaaaatgttttgttcgACTTTGCAGCTTGGTAATAAGATGTAATTCTGCTTTTTACATGTAGGAATGCACACAAGAAGCTTCCGGTTTCAGTTTTATTGCTCTCCATTCTGAGGTATTTTTTAAGACCAAATCTCAACATAATCTCAGTTGCTGAATTTACTTTTCCTTAGCTCATAAAATGAGCAACTCCAGCAACGTGAAATCAGTCAACAACGGTTAAACTCCAGCTACCAGCTAAGCCTAAATTAAGAATATAAAATCATCAGTGTAAGAGTACTTACACTAAACTCACTAAAAAAAGAGCTGTGtttaaaagttaatttattctCTCAATTGAAGATGGACACAGAACATTTTGTCAGTCTTCAGTGTAATATATGTATGTAATTTGGTAAGTTTTTGGGACCCCTTCTGGATAAGTAGCCTGACGGAGCAAATAGAGTAGTGCCACCAGAAACCACGGGTACAATGTTGAGCAAAATAGCTGTTATGCAACCCAtaaaaggaacaaataagaagcTGGAATGTATTTAATGTCATTACAGACCACCTTCGTCTACTGCGCCGtctctttttatctttctttctgagaatgaacaTCATCATGCTGAATTCACCTGGGTTGATTCGTTCATTcttcactgctggtgtccaccaacaaggtCTGGGATTAAATTTGCAACAGATACCAAAGAACCTACAGCCAAATCTCTagttggccgcctcaacaatagagtgCTCTCTTCATCCAACTGTCCAAGATATGCAGGCACTACAAATACAAAGTCTCCGTGAGGGTCCATCCCCCACCAGAAGGCAGATGGAGGCTATGCTATCATCCACCAGAATAAACCCCAACATACTGGCACCAAGTCGGTGCGCAATGAATTTGCCCACACCTGCTTTGTGTGCCTGTCAATGGGAGCCACTCCAGAATGGAAAAGGGTCCAGCCCTGGATGAGGACTCTGAttcatgtcacccttttgggctgaaCCCAACAGGGCCCCATCGGAAAAGATCTGGCCAACAGGTGCtcgcctctgtgccccacccctaggcctggctccagagggaggccccggtgacccatggACAGGCAAGTAAAATCCATGAACCAAAGTTGTTTTCCATCATATGGGTCACTGACCCACACTTGGTCTGGTCCAtcccctagagacctgtttgccatgggtgacacTACCAGGGGCAAGAAGCTCCTGTCAACATTGCTTCTAGGATCTTCAGGATGCACAAACCCCTCCACCGTGGTAAGATGGCGGCTTAGGGAGGGGATAGTTTTACCAGTCAGGTGTAAATATTTCACCATATTTACTCTTGGATGTTGACCTCTGGTTACCCTCTAACTTTAGATTTTGGATTATTACCTTAGTGTCATTACCGAAATTGTCACACAAATACCTGTTATGACCTGAGAAATTACTTGCTATATAACATACTACATCTTCATTAAGAACCTGTTACATCAATATTACCATCTTATTACCAAGCTGTAATATAAGGTACAACCTATATCAGTGTTTTCTGCTTGCTGCTTCAGGTTATTTACAATTGTAACTTTTCATGGTCATAACTGTAGATATATAAGCTACCTGTTCCTGACCTTTCTGGTTCTGGGCCTGAAGCAGGCTTTAACCTCAAACCAGTAGAAGTGGGTTTCTACAGCTGTAGGGTTGATTCTCAACCAAACCAGTACTGGTTCTAGAGCAGCAGCAAGTCTGTCCAGAACCCGttcaaagaaaaagactttCATGCTTCAGCAACACATCTAGATTTTACataaacatttctatttattcCAACTGAGACATTTTCTCTTCATTGTGCTTCTAAAGGGAAGATGTTTTATGCTATTTTAACACATATGTTCCTTAAATCAAAAATCACATCTTATTATAAGTCACTCACTGTTGTGGAGTTTTTGGATCTTTCCTCAGCTGAAGCACAATGTCTTTTGCAGAGCTATCCTTCCCTGGAAAATAATCCTCTAAAAGCTTCTTCCCATGTTTGTCCACCGTAACCACTTTGATGCCTTTGCCTTGAAGAGCGTCACTCTGTGTGAGGATGTGGATGTCCAAAGCTGTAGCAGGGCGGTCAACATCACTGATTTCCTTGATGTAACCATCTAAGTCCTTCTTGTCGGCCTTTGACAGGGACTTATTCGGACTTTGGAAATCCTGGTTCATTTGGTGCTTATACACCTGGTTTTCAAAGAAACTTTGAGTGGTGCTCCTGCCGAGTACATTGCTAACAGCAGTACCAACAGCATGGTTTATTTTGCTCATGTATGCTCTGGTAACGACGGAGGTCATGTGTCTGGAACAAGCCTCAACAAATGAGTTTGAAACACTTTCTGCAATGTTACTGATGAGTTCCTCTTTAAGACGCGTCACGTCTGATAATTGGTGTCTTCCATCCTGGTCACACTTTTCTTGTGGTAGACTTTTATTCATGGTCTTCAACAGCTGAGGAATGAAGGTGTTGTTGATGACGTCCTCTGTGGGAAACGAATTGAGTATCTGTGCAAAATCTTTGATATATTTAGCTGTATTCACACACTTCATGGCCAACTGCAgctctttctgtttatttacgTGTTGTTCTACAGCACCGCAGACCTGTGAAAGTCTGTCAAGAACCTCATCAACCATAGTGCAGTCCATCATGAGATCAGGAATGATCCTTTCTGTCATTTCGACCACTGACTGACGAATGTGTTCTTCACATTCTTTGTCAATTTTGAAGTCATCAAAACCCTGTTCAATGGCAGTCTTTGGTATTCCAGAGCAGATGAAGTTTTTGAGAACCTTATCCAGGTTATCATTAGCTCTCACCAATGACAACACTTTGTTCTCAAAGGCCTCCTTCAGAATGGTTTGGAACAAAGCTGTGAGTCCTTTGTCAACACCATAGTTCAGAGCAGCGGCACATCCTTGCTTCCCCAGTTCCTGAACTGCATACTTTGTTGCTTGTTTAAAACACTGTTTTGTTGTGATGATAGAGGAACTCTTAGCCCCAGTAATCAGGCCTTTTGTCCCACTACGTACAGCCTTGAATGCTTTGCTCAGTTTGCCCAATCCGCCAAAGACCAGAGACACTCCAATGCTGATGGCTTTAGAGATTGCCCACTCGGCCCAGTCAAAGCTTCCTTGTATCATGCCTCTAGCCCCATCAATCATGTCAGATACCCCCTCACTGATCAGTCCAAATCCAAACTGACTGGCGGTACCTGCTGACAGAGCACAAACAAGAACCCCTGCTGCTACCTGGAgaacaccaaaaacaaaacaaaggagagCATCGAGGCAGATCTCAGGCTTCTTCTCTACCTCGAACATGATGCTGAGGCCGAACTCATGGAGGACCATGAGCTCCTTAGTGGTGATGGGATCTTTGTCTTTTGAAAGACTGTACACACTGGAATCCTTTGTTATTGCCTGACTTCGGCTACTTTCAATCTCTTGGAGACGTTTCAGAGCATTTTCAATGTATCCCTTCCAAGATTTGAAGACAGACATCCTGGCTTTCATTTGGGCCTGCAGGTTGCTGTCAGTGTGGTGGGGCGCAAAGTCTTTAGTCACTGAGAAATTACAAAACATCATTGTGTTGGCTGATTCTGAGAGGTACACGTCCACTGCAGTCATTGTTTTCTCCAGTAACCTCATTGCCTCAGTTATGTAGTTGGTCTTTTGCAGGTTAATCTTGATGTAAGCTTGGTTATAGAGTGCCACAGCACTGTAGAAAGGATCACACTCTGCAGCACTCTGCCAATAAGACAAAGCTCCATagtcacttttatttttgttgttgtggtgCATGTAAGTTCTGCATTTTGCCAGTTCAATGTAGTCATAGAACTTGTTGGTTCTCCCCTCAAAGAGGTGCTCAGCTGTCTTCTTTAAGTCGGTAGTGAGGTCTTCTTTAAGCATTATAATGTTATCATGTTTACTGATGTGCTCTTCATGGAGGATAAGCCACAAAGCCCACGATTCTTTCAAAGCATTGAGTGCAGGCTGATAGTCAAATTTTTTACGATGGCTCTTC
The window above is part of the Melanotaenia boesemani isolate fMelBoe1 chromosome 23, fMelBoe1.pri, whole genome shotgun sequence genome. Proteins encoded here:
- the LOC121634547 gene encoding uncharacterized protein LOC121634547; translated protein: MKCVNTAKYIKDFAQILNSFPTEDVINNTFIPQLLKTMNKSLPQEKCDQDGRHQLSDVTRLKEELISNIAESVSNSFVEACSRHMTSVVTRAYMSKINHAVGTAVSNVLGRSTTQSFFENQVYKHQMNQDFQSPNKSLSKADKKDLDGYIKEISDVDRPATALDIHILTQSDALQGKGIKVVTVDKHGKKLLEDYFPGKDSSAKDIVLQLRKDPKTPQQKEGFLSKADKRIRGEQKPYTGHFELLSPDGSVVPVYSEGQNCLYHAVVQATSRNTADLKEHAASLRNQVNNSIQQNPQRYAAALKLQRGYEATSKSASKYSITGGAKKERDVIKEQYQQMLNKIRNQDTRKILHTDITQNNLGWVGAYNDVKDLRKEKTAANTKPVNADHIPPIDSFKKAHQELARTGNLANFKQQHPGLYLLIDETGNRGLCREVLEEHHKRTLTYGKSSESCRIREKLTEVMLSGDAVKLMKMSMIVANPVMSESLRRQKGILRQYKDADNMPQDQTKLYHNLGDNLLVERYSALGVLDNNQRNQLSKWLEKGQLYSENTPEYKELKEVIPPSSPTNKKRTRE